A single genomic interval of Roseomonas aeriglobus harbors:
- a CDS encoding PepSY domain-containing protein: protein MKKAFLALAALAAAVAGTAHAGTAAGPKAKLTIAQARAIALKTAPGKVTKAEYEKENGVWRYSFDIRQGNKNHEVGVDANTGKIVESVVEPLGKAD, encoded by the coding sequence ATGAAGAAGGCATTTCTTGCCCTTGCAGCGCTCGCCGCTGCAGTCGCCGGCACCGCCCACGCGGGCACCGCCGCGGGACCCAAGGCGAAGCTGACGATCGCTCAGGCGCGCGCGATCGCGCTGAAGACCGCGCCCGGCAAGGTGACTAAGGCCGAGTACGAAAAGGAAAACGGCGTCTGGCGCTATTCCTTCGATATCCGCCAGGGCAACAAGAACCACGAAGTCGGCGTCGATGCGAACACCGGCAAGATCGTCGAGAGCGTCGTCGAACCGCTCGGCAAGGCCGATTGA
- a CDS encoding DedA family protein, whose amino-acid sequence MLAETVFPPIPSELIMPLAGMQAGQGSLSIVGVVAAGTVGAMAGNIAWYAVARALGVDRLHGLIDRLGRWLTIDWDDVERGRGAFEKGGAAFVCLGRMVPTVRSIVSVPAGLLKMPWPRFLIWSTIGTAGWTAVLAGAGMLLGSRYADVDDYVGPISTGIIVVIVVAYVWRVVRWRRG is encoded by the coding sequence ATGCTCGCCGAGACGGTGTTCCCACCGATACCGTCGGAACTCATCATGCCGTTGGCGGGGATGCAGGCCGGCCAAGGATCGCTGTCGATCGTCGGGGTCGTGGCCGCGGGTACCGTCGGCGCGATGGCAGGGAACATCGCCTGGTATGCCGTCGCCCGTGCACTGGGGGTCGACCGGCTGCATGGCCTGATCGACCGCTTAGGCCGCTGGCTGACCATCGATTGGGACGACGTCGAGCGCGGGCGGGGCGCGTTCGAGAAGGGGGGCGCGGCGTTCGTCTGCCTGGGGCGCATGGTGCCGACCGTCCGGTCGATCGTGTCGGTGCCGGCCGGCCTGCTCAAGATGCCCTGGCCCCGCTTCCTGATTTGGTCGACGATCGGGACGGCGGGATGGACCGCGGTGCTGGCCGGAGCCGGCATGCTGCTCGGCAGCCGATATGCCGACGTCGACGACTACGTGGGGCCGATCTCGACCGGCATCATCGTCGTGATCGTCGTCGCCTATGTATGGAGAGTCGTGCGTTGGCGGCGCGGCTGA
- a CDS encoding efflux RND transporter periplasmic adaptor subunit — protein sequence MKHLPLLALLACAACSGNAPADQATPTPVALVKLARAQQGALAQSVTLYGIAEGGAGAKATLSAPAEAVVARIVAPVGTQVAAGDVIAQLSPSATTRLDLAKASSDARAADAALARAQRLRADGLVGNAEVETARAAAAAADATRASLGGRTGALTLRAMSAGFVETIPVNPGDIVAAGAVIATIARPGDLRGRFGADPAVAHALKRGSTVTIEGTKGRAAFAVPVDTVTPVVDPTTRLAAVYVRIPAAVGIGVGETLTGSVAVSTNSDVPTVPYAALLDEGGQPYVYVITGHVAHRRDVTVGASQGDRVAILKGVRGGELVVTQGGTAVEDGMKVRTK from the coding sequence ATGAAACACCTCCCCCTCCTCGCCCTGCTGGCGTGCGCCGCCTGCTCGGGCAATGCCCCCGCCGATCAGGCCACCCCGACCCCGGTCGCGCTGGTCAAGCTGGCGCGCGCGCAGCAAGGTGCGCTGGCGCAAAGCGTCACCCTTTACGGCATCGCCGAGGGCGGCGCGGGCGCGAAGGCGACGCTCTCGGCGCCGGCGGAGGCGGTCGTCGCGCGGATTGTCGCGCCGGTCGGTACGCAGGTCGCGGCGGGCGACGTGATCGCGCAGCTCTCGCCCAGCGCGACGACCCGGCTTGATCTCGCCAAGGCGTCGAGCGACGCCCGCGCCGCCGACGCCGCGCTCGCCCGCGCGCAGCGGCTGCGCGCCGACGGGCTGGTCGGCAACGCCGAGGTCGAGACCGCGCGCGCCGCCGCCGCCGCCGCCGACGCCACCCGCGCCAGCCTGGGGGGGCGTACCGGCGCACTGACGCTGCGCGCCATGTCGGCCGGCTTCGTCGAGACCATCCCGGTCAACCCCGGCGACATCGTCGCGGCCGGCGCGGTCATCGCGACGATCGCCCGCCCCGGCGACCTGCGTGGCCGGTTCGGCGCCGATCCGGCGGTGGCGCACGCCCTCAAGCGCGGCTCTACGGTCACGATCGAGGGCACGAAGGGCCGCGCGGCGTTCGCGGTGCCGGTCGACACGGTCACACCGGTGGTCGATCCGACGACGCGATTGGCCGCGGTCTATGTCCGTATTCCCGCCGCGGTCGGGATCGGCGTCGGCGAGACGCTGACCGGCAGCGTCGCGGTCAGCACCAACAGCGACGTGCCGACCGTCCCCTATGCCGCGCTGCTCGACGAGGGCGGCCAGCCGTACGTATACGTCATCACCGGCCACGTCGCGCATCGCCGCGACGTGACCGTCGGGGCGAGCCAGGGCGACCGCGTCGCGATTCTGAAGGGCGTTCGCGGCGGCGAGCTGGTCGTCACGCAAGGCGGCACCGCGGTCGAAGACGGCATGAAGGTGCGTACCAAGTGA
- a CDS encoding HAMP domain-containing histidine kinase produces the protein MTGVRSSAAYRIAFAYSAAFALAIVALGVAVYLAADSEFRRQRDAGIAEESAELSRAFATEGWRELTETIAVREAGGVGRSYAYAVFDRSGRRVAGQLDTPRPALGWSDILFRDPEEGADPARALARLLPGERTLVVAVDSEPLERIDRTILILFGVAFVAVLLLGIAGALILGGYLRQRLARISGTAQAIVAGDLDRRMPVGPRGDEFDALAASLNAMLDRIAQLMENLQQVSSDVAHDLRTPLTRLRTSLESALAHPADPARLEDAVRQSDALLTLFGAILRISEVEGRGLERSFAPVDVAVLARDIGDTYAPAIVDGGRTLDCYVDETLWVNGDRELIAQALINLLDNAQAHTPEGTAIILLADSQGRDIRLCVVDDGPGVPEADRERIARRFVRLTNSRSTPGNGLGLNLVSAIAAAHGGTMRIGDNHPGLGVTILLPKFER, from the coding sequence ATGACCGGCGTGCGGTCGAGCGCCGCGTACCGCATCGCCTTCGCCTATTCGGCGGCGTTCGCGCTGGCGATCGTCGCGCTGGGCGTCGCGGTCTACCTGGCCGCCGACTCCGAATTCAGACGGCAGCGCGACGCCGGCATCGCCGAGGAAAGCGCCGAACTCTCGAGGGCGTTCGCTACCGAGGGCTGGCGGGAACTGACCGAGACGATCGCCGTGCGCGAAGCCGGCGGCGTCGGCCGCAGCTATGCCTATGCCGTGTTCGACCGCAGCGGCCGGCGGGTCGCCGGACAGCTGGACACGCCGCGACCGGCGCTCGGGTGGAGCGACATCTTGTTCCGCGATCCCGAGGAAGGCGCCGATCCGGCGCGCGCGCTCGCCCGCCTGCTACCCGGCGAGCGGACGCTGGTAGTGGCGGTCGATTCGGAACCGCTCGAACGGATCGACCGCACGATCCTGATCCTGTTCGGCGTCGCGTTCGTCGCGGTGCTGCTGCTCGGGATCGCCGGCGCGCTGATCCTCGGCGGCTATCTGCGGCAGCGGCTGGCGCGGATCAGCGGTACGGCGCAGGCGATCGTGGCGGGCGATCTCGACCGGCGCATGCCTGTCGGACCGCGCGGCGACGAATTCGACGCGCTGGCAGCATCGCTCAACGCGATGCTCGACCGGATCGCGCAGCTGATGGAAAACCTGCAGCAAGTGTCGAGCGACGTGGCGCACGATCTGCGCACGCCGCTCACCCGGCTACGGACATCGCTGGAATCCGCGCTCGCACACCCGGCGGACCCCGCCCGGCTCGAGGACGCGGTTCGGCAAAGCGACGCGCTGCTGACGCTGTTCGGGGCGATCCTGCGCATCTCGGAAGTCGAGGGGCGGGGGCTGGAACGGTCGTTCGCCCCGGTCGACGTCGCCGTCCTGGCGCGCGACATCGGCGATACCTACGCACCCGCCATCGTCGACGGCGGACGGACGCTCGATTGCTACGTGGACGAGACCTTGTGGGTGAACGGCGATCGCGAGTTGATCGCGCAGGCGCTGATCAACCTGCTCGACAACGCACAGGCGCATACACCCGAGGGCACCGCCATTATCCTGCTCGCCGATTCCCAAGGTAGAGACATCCGGCTATGCGTCGTCGATGACGGCCCAGGTGTTCCCGAAGCCGATCGCGAACGCATCGCCCGTCGCTTCGTTCGGCTGACCAACAGCCGGTCGACTCCAGGCAATGGCCTCGGCCTGAACCTGGTGTCGGCGATCGCCGCCGCGCACGGCGGCACGATGCGGATCGGCGACAATCATCCTGGGTTGGGAGTAACCATCCTGCTGCCGAAATTCGAACGATGA
- a CDS encoding protein-L-isoaspartate(D-aspartate) O-methyltransferase encodes MRRPDPLPVRAEPVEAPLLLLGRVRAARRRAALRQAQGEPTWFGVRHIILALALVATPVVAAADRYADARRTMVEKIRAGIREASPQADDDGLERVLNVVSTIPRERFVADAAKPYAYLTTPLEIGYGQTISDPYIVTLMTAAARLPADANVLDIGTGSGYQAAVLSPLARSVWSVEIVEPLAKQAGARLRRLGYRNVTVRAGDGFAGWPDKAPFDAIIVAAGAATIPQPLIDQLKVGGRMIIPIGPSTAQELLLVVKKRADGTLDRCSLGGIMFVPLTGAGERPTTLRGLRDRSIRQCYDAPVT; translated from the coding sequence ATGCGCCGGCCTGACCCCCTCCCCGTCCGTGCTGAACCCGTCGAAGCACCGCTCCTTCTTCTGGGCAGGGTCCGCGCGGCACGAAGAAGGGCAGCCCTTCGACAAGCTCAGGGCGAACCGACTTGGTTTGGCGTCCGACACATCATACTCGCGCTCGCACTCGTCGCCACCCCAGTCGTCGCAGCCGCCGACCGCTACGCCGACGCGCGTCGGACGATGGTCGAGAAGATCCGCGCCGGCATCCGCGAAGCCAGCCCACAGGCGGACGACGACGGGCTCGAACGCGTGCTGAATGTCGTCTCGACCATCCCGCGCGAAAGATTCGTCGCCGATGCCGCCAAGCCCTATGCCTATCTGACGACGCCGCTCGAGATCGGTTACGGCCAGACCATCTCCGATCCCTATATCGTCACGCTGATGACCGCGGCGGCGCGGCTGCCGGCGGACGCCAACGTCCTCGATATCGGCACCGGATCGGGCTATCAGGCCGCGGTGCTGTCGCCGCTCGCGCGGTCGGTATGGTCGGTCGAGATCGTGGAGCCGTTGGCGAAGCAGGCGGGGGCGCGCCTGCGCCGGCTGGGCTACCGCAACGTCACGGTCCGCGCCGGGGATGGGTTTGCCGGATGGCCCGACAAGGCCCCGTTCGACGCGATCATCGTCGCCGCTGGCGCCGCGACAATCCCGCAGCCACTGATCGACCAGCTGAAGGTCGGCGGGCGGATGATCATTCCCATCGGGCCGAGCACCGCGCAGGAACTGCTGTTGGTGGTCAAGAAACGCGCCGACGGGACGCTCGACCGCTGCTCGCTTGGCGGCATCATGTTCGTGCCGCTGACCGGCGCGGGCGAGCGCCCCACGACCCTGCGGGGCCTGCGCGACCGGTCAATCCGGCAATGCTACGACGCGCCGGTAACCTGA
- a CDS encoding phosphatase PAP2 family protein — translation MIGRLAALARRRPEVLGLAGFLLVGIALLVIAKLGSEIGEGEVPAFDAALLRAARGSFLGGKGPTAVMLGLTAIGNNVTLIVLVAAVSGYFAAGRRWTTALYLVAATSLGGLMTTALKAFFQRGRPDVVEHLVTTNSASFPSGHAMNSAVVFLTIAVVLAREAERRAQRAYLLVVALLLVILIGASRVVAGVHWPTDVLAGWIVGAAWAITCALLMAAARGRRTLRHAGTLGKAIPGATSTQSGRG, via the coding sequence ATGATCGGGCGGCTGGCCGCGCTCGCCCGCCGCAGGCCCGAGGTTTTGGGGCTGGCGGGCTTCCTGCTGGTCGGTATCGCGCTGCTGGTGATCGCCAAGCTCGGGTCCGAGATCGGCGAGGGCGAGGTTCCTGCGTTCGACGCGGCGCTGCTGCGCGCCGCGCGCGGATCGTTTCTTGGCGGCAAAGGCCCGACAGCGGTCATGCTGGGTCTAACGGCGATCGGCAACAACGTTACGCTGATCGTGCTCGTCGCCGCGGTGTCGGGCTATTTCGCCGCCGGAAGACGATGGACCACGGCCCTCTACCTGGTTGCCGCGACCAGTCTGGGCGGGCTGATGACGACCGCGCTCAAGGCCTTCTTCCAACGCGGCCGGCCCGACGTCGTCGAGCATTTGGTCACGACCAACTCGGCCAGCTTTCCGAGCGGGCATGCGATGAATTCGGCGGTTGTGTTCCTGACGATCGCGGTCGTGCTGGCGCGCGAGGCGGAGCGGCGGGCGCAGCGGGCGTACCTGCTCGTCGTCGCGCTGCTGCTGGTGATACTGATCGGCGCGTCGCGTGTCGTGGCGGGCGTCCACTGGCCGACCGACGTGCTGGCGGGCTGGATCGTCGGGGCGGCGTGGGCGATCACCTGCGCGCTGCTGATGGCGGCGGCGCGGGGACGCCGGACGCTTCGCCACGCGGGAACATTGGGAAAAGCGATACCGGGCGCAACATCCACGCAAAGTGGGCGCGGGTAG
- a CDS encoding phosphatase PAP2 family protein, translating to MRTLGRLSGIMLLGTVVAQPAAARDTGGWDDASTVARNVLIVAALGVPAAKHDWHGALQAGGSVGAAFAVTAALKESFPERRPDGSNRKSFPSGHTSTAFAAAATLHNRYGWKVGIPAQAVAAFVGVARVEARKHHWYDVVAGAAIGEASGFLITSRRDATVRVLPWGDGRSGGLLLSAQF from the coding sequence ATGCGGACGCTTGGCCGGCTTTCCGGAATAATGTTGCTGGGCACGGTCGTCGCGCAGCCTGCCGCGGCGCGCGACACCGGCGGATGGGACGATGCCAGCACGGTCGCGCGTAACGTGCTGATCGTCGCCGCGCTTGGGGTGCCGGCGGCGAAGCACGATTGGCACGGCGCGCTGCAAGCGGGCGGCAGCGTCGGCGCGGCGTTCGCGGTCACCGCGGCGCTGAAGGAAAGTTTCCCGGAACGCCGACCCGACGGCAGCAACCGAAAGAGCTTTCCCTCCGGTCATACCAGCACCGCCTTCGCTGCCGCCGCGACGCTGCACAACCGATACGGCTGGAAGGTCGGGATACCGGCACAGGCCGTCGCCGCCTTCGTCGGCGTCGCTCGCGTCGAAGCGCGCAAGCATCATTGGTACGACGTCGTCGCCGGAGCCGCGATCGGCGAAGCGTCGGGTTTCCTCATCACTTCCAGGCGCGACGCAACCGTCCGTGTGCTTCCGTGGGGAGATGGGAGGAGCGGCGGTCTTCTGCTGAGCGCGCAGTTCTGA
- a CDS encoding TolC family protein codes for MKWLALLAALATTACASYTPRPLATVDEAVLSPPVAAILARDGAAIDQPYLKPVAIDLTRPLDANAIAVLAVIANPDLKAQRLRAGVADAQAFSARLLPDPTFSTGVSKVVAGPDPLLDLANALAIDINALRTRGARRAQADAQAKQVRLDLAWAEWQVAGQTRIQAVRIQQLERAVANNAASRDATRSLLDRTLRAAGRGDLAADQVQAARVGAFDAQDRLRVTERDLAAARFELTRLIGLPPSYPLVLAPTPLPPNPPAAEALFTLAREQRADLQALRAGYDAQEAATRLAVLNQFPTLGLTINANRDSAGNTLVGPAIDFTLPLWNRNRGGIAVENATREALKAEYEGRLFQTRAEIAAAVGGIAVARRQRNAILRDLPALERFAAASRRAANRGDLAPATAETAEQAVRDKRALLAQAEQDLSEQTIALELLTGTPMEGWPR; via the coding sequence ATGAAGTGGCTCGCCCTGCTCGCCGCTCTCGCCACTACCGCGTGCGCGAGTTACACGCCGCGCCCGCTGGCTACCGTCGACGAAGCTGTGCTGAGCCCGCCGGTCGCCGCGATCCTGGCGCGCGATGGCGCGGCGATCGATCAACCATATCTGAAGCCGGTCGCGATCGACCTGACCCGGCCGCTCGACGCCAATGCGATCGCGGTGCTCGCGGTGATCGCCAATCCCGACCTGAAGGCGCAGCGGCTGCGCGCCGGTGTGGCGGATGCACAGGCATTCTCGGCGCGACTGTTGCCCGATCCGACGTTCAGCACCGGCGTGAGCAAGGTGGTCGCAGGACCCGATCCGCTGCTCGACCTCGCCAATGCGCTGGCGATCGACATCAATGCGCTGCGCACCCGCGGCGCGCGGCGGGCGCAGGCCGATGCGCAGGCGAAACAGGTGCGGCTCGACCTCGCCTGGGCCGAATGGCAGGTCGCGGGGCAGACGAGAATACAAGCGGTACGAATCCAGCAACTCGAGCGCGCAGTAGCCAACAACGCCGCCAGCCGCGACGCGACCCGGTCGCTGCTCGACCGCACGCTGCGCGCGGCCGGGCGCGGCGACCTGGCCGCCGATCAGGTCCAGGCCGCGCGAGTCGGCGCGTTCGACGCGCAGGATCGGCTGCGCGTTACCGAGCGCGACCTGGCCGCCGCGCGGTTCGAGCTCACTCGGCTGATCGGCCTGCCGCCCTCTTACCCGCTGGTCCTCGCTCCCACCCCGCTGCCGCCCAATCCGCCGGCCGCCGAGGCGCTGTTCACGCTCGCCCGCGAGCAGCGCGCGGACTTGCAGGCGCTTCGCGCCGGCTACGATGCGCAGGAGGCGGCGACGCGGCTCGCGGTACTGAACCAGTTCCCGACGCTGGGGCTGACGATCAACGCCAATCGCGACTCGGCGGGCAATACGCTGGTCGGCCCGGCGATCGACTTCACATTGCCGCTGTGGAACCGCAACCGCGGCGGCATTGCGGTCGAGAACGCCACGCGCGAGGCGCTGAAGGCCGAGTACGAAGGTCGGTTATTCCAGACCCGCGCCGAGATCGCTGCGGCGGTTGGCGGCATCGCGGTGGCGCGGCGCCAGCGCAACGCCATACTGCGCGACCTGCCCGCGCTGGAGCGTTTCGCCGCCGCCAGCCGCCGCGCGGCAAACCGCGGCGACCTCGCCCCAGCCACCGCCGAGACCGCCGAACAGGCGGTCCGCGACAAGCGCGCGTTGCTGGCGCAGGCCGAACAGGACCTGTCCGAACAGACCATCGCGCTCGAACTGCTGACCGGCACACCGATGGAAGGCTGGCCCCGATGA
- a CDS encoding efflux RND transporter permease subunit, whose product MTRGLAAHARALMLAVILLTLGGVVAATRLPVGLFPHIDYPRVVVSVDAGDRDADQMAAEITRPIEIALRAVPGVERIRATTSRGTAEVSLNFPWGQDMVAATLAAQGALATVLPDLPAGTRFDVRRSDPTIFPALGIALTSPSLDSQALRQLAELKVRPALTAVAGVAGVDVLGGAPREFVVEVDPARAQALGLSLADVATALGKGNDVQGIGRIEDRHRLYLALTQNRIASIADLEAMPIKAGATTGAGLVTLGQIATVSPAAQPAYTRVTSDGRNAVLVNVRQTPGGDSVQIVRDVDARLKSLGLPPSVKVTTFYDQSELITGASGAVRDAILLGAVLAGAVLFLFLRSGRLMVITGLMLPAVLAGTCLILFALGMSFNMMTLGGMAAAVGLVVDDAVVMLEHIMRRMQEGTARGVAGVLAAAAEMGTPLVGSTTATIVVFLPLAFISGVTGGFFKALALTMVAALGLSLIYSRFVIPLVSAYWLRDKDAEAAERAGGFMHRIGRGYDRVADRALVRPRLFAIVLGLAMALLGWLAWSHVPSGFMPKMDEGGFILDYQAKPGAALSDTDRLLRQVETIITATPEVASYSRRTGVQLGGGLTEADEGDYFIRLKAGSRRNIDAVMADVRAQVEEKVPGLTIETAQLMEDLIGDLTAVPQPIEVKLFGDDTAQLEASAKRVGQAIGKVTGVVEVVDGLRVAGDAIAIRVDPARAAQQGLDPSAVSAQLGALVGGAQATQVRIGEQLVQVRVRAPAALRSRADDIGRLPIIAPDGHVVRVNQIATVSISAGQKQLTREDLAPFIAVTARLEGRDMGSTMKDVRAAVSGLNLPASIRVDYGGLYAQQQQSFADLSMVFAAALLLTALLLTFLFERIAWTAAAIATVLLSAAAVLGGLWVTGIELDISALMGLTMVVGMVTELVIFFLAEIDRDAPVTLTALREAASKRLRPILMSALIAILTLSPLALGLSRGAGLQQPLATAIIFGLTAAVPLVLLFLPAAIVGLSPAEERRDAPA is encoded by the coding sequence GTGACCCGCGGACTCGCCGCTCACGCCCGCGCGCTGATGCTCGCGGTGATCCTGCTGACGCTGGGCGGCGTCGTCGCGGCGACGCGGCTGCCGGTCGGGCTGTTCCCGCATATCGACTATCCGCGCGTCGTCGTCTCGGTCGACGCGGGCGACCGCGATGCCGACCAGATGGCGGCCGAGATCACGCGGCCGATCGAGATCGCGCTGCGTGCCGTCCCGGGCGTCGAGCGCATCCGCGCGACCACCAGCCGCGGCACCGCGGAGGTGTCGCTCAACTTCCCCTGGGGGCAGGACATGGTGGCGGCGACGCTCGCCGCGCAGGGCGCGCTGGCGACGGTGCTGCCCGACTTGCCCGCGGGCACGCGCTTCGACGTGCGGCGATCGGACCCGACGATCTTCCCCGCGCTCGGCATCGCGCTGACGTCGCCATCGCTCGACAGTCAGGCGCTACGCCAGCTCGCCGAACTGAAAGTGCGGCCGGCGCTGACCGCCGTCGCGGGCGTCGCCGGGGTCGATGTGCTCGGCGGCGCCCCGCGCGAGTTCGTGGTCGAGGTCGATCCGGCGCGCGCGCAGGCACTGGGCCTCAGCCTCGCCGACGTCGCGACCGCGCTGGGCAAAGGGAACGACGTGCAGGGCATCGGCCGGATCGAGGACCGCCACCGGCTCTACCTGGCGCTGACGCAGAACCGCATCGCCTCGATCGCCGACCTGGAGGCGATGCCGATCAAGGCGGGCGCGACGACCGGCGCCGGCCTGGTTACGCTCGGCCAGATCGCCACGGTCAGCCCGGCCGCGCAGCCCGCCTATACCCGCGTCACCTCCGATGGGCGCAACGCGGTGCTGGTCAACGTCCGCCAGACGCCGGGCGGCGACAGCGTGCAGATCGTCCGCGACGTCGACGCGCGGCTGAAGTCGCTCGGCCTGCCGCCGAGCGTCAAGGTGACGACCTTCTACGACCAGTCGGAGCTCATCACCGGCGCCTCGGGCGCGGTGCGCGACGCGATCCTGCTCGGCGCTGTGCTCGCAGGCGCCGTGCTGTTCCTCTTCCTGCGATCGGGGCGGCTGATGGTCATCACCGGGTTGATGCTGCCCGCAGTGCTCGCCGGCACCTGCCTGATCCTGTTCGCGCTCGGCATGAGTTTCAACATGATGACGCTGGGCGGCATGGCCGCGGCGGTCGGGCTGGTCGTCGACGACGCGGTGGTGATGCTCGAACACATCATGCGGCGGATGCAGGAGGGCACCGCGCGCGGCGTCGCCGGCGTGCTGGCCGCGGCGGCCGAGATGGGCACGCCGCTGGTCGGCTCGACCACCGCGACGATCGTCGTGTTCCTGCCGCTCGCCTTCATCAGCGGGGTGACGGGCGGCTTCTTCAAGGCGCTGGCGCTGACCATGGTCGCCGCGCTCGGGCTGTCGCTGATCTACTCGCGCTTCGTTATCCCGCTCGTCTCGGCCTATTGGCTGCGCGACAAGGATGCCGAGGCGGCGGAGCGCGCCGGGGGCTTCATGCACCGTATCGGCCGCGGCTACGACCGCGTCGCCGACCGCGCGCTCGTCCGGCCGCGGCTGTTCGCGATCGTCCTCGGCCTCGCCATGGCGCTGCTCGGCTGGCTGGCGTGGAGCCACGTGCCGTCGGGTTTCATGCCCAAGATGGACGAGGGCGGCTTCATCCTCGATTACCAGGCGAAGCCGGGCGCCGCGCTCAGCGACACCGACCGGCTGCTGCGCCAGGTCGAGACGATCATCACCGCGACGCCCGAGGTGGCGAGCTATTCCAGGCGGACCGGCGTCCAGCTCGGCGGCGGGCTGACCGAGGCGGACGAGGGCGACTATTTCATCCGGCTGAAGGCGGGATCGCGCCGCAACATCGATGCGGTGATGGCCGACGTGCGTGCCCAAGTCGAGGAGAAGGTCCCCGGCCTGACGATCGAGACCGCGCAGCTGATGGAGGACCTGATCGGCGACCTGACCGCGGTGCCGCAGCCGATCGAGGTCAAGCTTTTCGGCGACGATACGGCGCAGCTCGAGGCGTCGGCCAAGCGGGTGGGCCAGGCGATCGGCAAGGTGACCGGCGTCGTCGAGGTGGTCGACGGCCTGCGCGTCGCCGGCGACGCGATTGCCATCCGCGTCGATCCCGCACGCGCCGCGCAGCAGGGGCTCGATCCGTCGGCCGTCTCCGCCCAGCTCGGCGCGCTGGTCGGCGGCGCGCAGGCGACGCAGGTGCGGATCGGCGAGCAGCTGGTCCAGGTCCGCGTCCGCGCCCCCGCCGCGCTCCGTTCGCGCGCCGACGACATCGGCCGCCTGCCGATCATCGCACCCGACGGCCATGTCGTCCGCGTCAACCAGATCGCGACCGTTTCGATCTCGGCGGGGCAGAAACAGCTGACGCGCGAAGACCTCGCCCCCTTCATCGCCGTCACCGCGCGGCTGGAGGGGCGCGACATGGGATCGACGATGAAGGACGTCCGCGCCGCCGTTTCGGGTCTGAACCTGCCGGCGTCGATCCGCGTCGACTATGGCGGCCTCTACGCACAGCAGCAGCAGAGTTTCGCCGACCTGTCGATGGTGTTCGCAGCGGCACTGCTGCTGACCGCGCTGCTACTGACCTTCCTGTTCGAACGCATCGCCTGGACCGCGGCGGCGATCGCCACCGTGCTGCTGTCTGCGGCGGCGGTGCTCGGCGGACTGTGGGTAACGGGGATCGAGCTCGACATCTCGGCGCTGATGGGGCTGACGATGGTGGTGGGGATGGTCACCGAGCTGGTGATCTTCTTCCTGGCCGAGATCGACCGCGACGCGCCGGTGACGCTGACCGCGCTACGCGAGGCGGCGTCGAAGCGCCTGCGCCCGATTCTGATGTCGGCGCTAATCGCTATCCTGACGCTCAGCCCGCTCGCACTGGGCCTCAGCCGCGGCGCCGGGTTGCAGCAGCCGCTGGCGACCGCGATCATCTTCGGCCTCACCGCCGCGGTGCCGCTGGTGCTGCTGTTCCTGCCGGCGGCGATCGTCGGGCTATCGCCCGCGGAGGAGCGCCGCGATGCGCCGGCCTGA
- a CDS encoding response regulator transcription factor, with translation MRILIAEDDDSTAGFVERGLSELGHAVSRVSEGNDALHAGAVEPFDVIVLDRMLPGIDGVEVLRRWRAAGINTPVILLTALGGIADRVAGLEAGADDYLVKPFAFAELAARIAALLRRPPISDVPTRFAVGDVTLDLLTREVRRGGREIRLQPREFSLLEQLMRNAGRVVTRTMFLESVWNFHFDPQTNIVESHLSRMRAKLNEGFDRDPIETVRGVGYRMHGT, from the coding sequence TTGCGCATCCTGATCGCCGAAGATGACGACAGCACGGCCGGGTTCGTCGAGCGTGGCTTGAGCGAGCTCGGCCACGCTGTGTCGCGCGTGTCCGAAGGCAATGACGCACTGCATGCCGGCGCCGTCGAACCGTTCGACGTTATCGTGCTCGATCGGATGCTGCCCGGCATCGACGGCGTCGAGGTGCTGCGGCGGTGGCGGGCGGCGGGCATCAACACGCCCGTCATCCTGCTGACCGCGCTGGGCGGCATCGCCGACCGCGTGGCGGGGCTGGAGGCGGGCGCGGACGACTATCTGGTCAAGCCATTCGCGTTCGCCGAGCTGGCGGCGCGCATCGCCGCGCTGCTACGCCGGCCGCCGATCAGCGACGTGCCGACGCGGTTCGCGGTCGGCGACGTGACGCTCGACCTGCTGACGCGCGAGGTGCGGCGCGGCGGGCGCGAGATCCGGCTGCAGCCGCGCGAATTTTCGCTGCTGGAGCAACTGATGCGCAACGCCGGCCGCGTCGTCACACGCACGATGTTCCTCGAATCCGTCTGGAACTTCCATTTCGACCCGCAGACCAACATCGTCGAGAGCCACCTGAGCCGGATGCGCGCCAAGCTGAACGAAGGATTCGACCGCGACCCGATCGAGACGGTGCGTGGCGTCGGCTACCGGATGCACGGGACATGA